One window of the Coriobacteriia bacterium genome contains the following:
- a CDS encoding AAA family ATPase: MRIQRIKIENFRQWQSLDLDLGDERSDVTIVVGSNGAGKTNLLNSIIWCLYGREDYYSRDMDACPLVSQASLDSADEGALLVCSVTVELGFANGGWAEITRAQEFVKSGKTAQRHQAELKVLTRKSADKGCVSEANPEHWIERTVPARLEPYFLFDGERLDNFFKNAEAQKVEDAVLQIAQIDLLRRLIDHLEKVSSKLYSKAARAGGGGDAEIQASRLDDTRARLEKKIEEIAQYRAAISTHDDVVRMLESKVGDIAAVAQDVRKRQELQSQFNQIGASVEESWAELHKWSGKSAPGILAFEALQGLRSTIDAARAERRLPPPVAPDILEELLGKFECVCGNPLTKGSDGRKRIEELLAEYEHIGQLGDVLLSLEPGMRAVLAGTSASPQTAESIMKRIDDWETRAQNVGQELEVLNGRLAGNEDSQVQQIEQELRRARTELERARLELAKAEIRAEEFRETISEIEKDLGRLKSQDAKLAGLIKEAQFAKRCLAVARGTYDELTTEVRMKVAKSLDENFRSMIWTKDLVESVTINENYGVSVTNSRGFEILPVLSAGQRECLALAFSLALSEVSGYEFPMVIDTPMGRLNRDVQTFVAQVFAETTKAADGHGPHQLMMLMTDTEYTKDVARVFATRNPTVFKINFDSKQTVSTLEGVR; encoded by the coding sequence GTGAGAATCCAGCGAATCAAGATTGAGAACTTCCGCCAATGGCAGAGCCTTGACCTCGATCTGGGCGACGAGCGCTCTGATGTCACTATCGTCGTGGGGAGTAATGGCGCAGGCAAGACCAATCTACTGAACAGCATCATCTGGTGCCTGTATGGTCGCGAGGACTACTACAGTCGGGACATGGATGCCTGTCCACTTGTTAGTCAGGCCTCGCTCGACAGCGCTGATGAGGGTGCGCTCCTCGTCTGCAGCGTTACCGTCGAGCTGGGCTTCGCAAATGGCGGATGGGCGGAGATAACCCGTGCCCAGGAGTTTGTTAAGTCGGGGAAGACCGCCCAGCGCCATCAGGCCGAGCTCAAGGTGCTAACGCGAAAGTCTGCCGACAAGGGGTGCGTCAGCGAGGCGAATCCTGAGCACTGGATTGAGCGTACCGTACCCGCCAGACTCGAGCCCTACTTCCTCTTCGACGGCGAGCGACTCGACAACTTCTTTAAGAACGCGGAGGCGCAGAAGGTCGAGGATGCAGTGCTTCAGATCGCACAGATCGATCTGCTGAGACGGCTGATCGATCACCTCGAGAAGGTCTCCTCGAAGCTCTACTCCAAGGCGGCGCGTGCCGGCGGCGGCGGCGATGCTGAGATTCAGGCCAGCCGGCTCGATGACACGCGAGCGCGCTTGGAGAAGAAGATCGAGGAGATTGCGCAGTATCGCGCCGCGATCTCCACCCACGACGACGTGGTTCGCATGCTTGAGTCGAAGGTTGGAGACATTGCGGCTGTCGCGCAAGATGTTCGTAAGAGGCAGGAACTGCAGTCGCAGTTCAACCAGATCGGTGCAAGCGTCGAAGAGAGTTGGGCGGAACTGCACAAGTGGTCCGGGAAGTCAGCGCCGGGTATCTTGGCGTTCGAGGCGCTCCAGGGGCTACGTTCGACTATTGATGCCGCCAGAGCCGAACGGCGTCTGCCGCCCCCAGTAGCACCCGATATTCTTGAGGAACTGCTCGGCAAGTTCGAGTGCGTATGTGGGAATCCGCTCACCAAGGGATCCGACGGTCGCAAGCGGATCGAGGAGCTGCTGGCCGAGTACGAGCACATTGGGCAGCTGGGTGACGTGCTCTTATCCCTCGAACCAGGGATGAGAGCTGTGCTTGCGGGAACCTCTGCTTCTCCTCAGACCGCAGAGAGCATCATGAAGCGGATCGATGACTGGGAGACGCGGGCACAGAATGTCGGGCAGGAGCTTGAGGTTCTCAATGGCCGACTTGCCGGTAATGAGGATAGCCAAGTCCAGCAGATTGAGCAGGAGCTTCGACGCGCAAGGACAGAACTTGAGAGGGCGCGATTGGAGCTTGCGAAGGCGGAGATTCGTGCGGAGGAGTTTCGCGAGACAATCTCGGAAATCGAGAAGGATCTTGGAAGACTCAAGTCCCAAGACGCAAAGCTCGCCGGGCTAATCAAGGAGGCTCAGTTCGCCAAGCGCTGTCTGGCTGTGGCGCGAGGCACCTATGACGAGCTCACGACAGAAGTGCGCATGAAGGTGGCCAAGTCGCTTGACGAGAACTTCCGGAGCATGATCTGGACGAAGGACCTGGTCGAGTCCGTCACCATCAATGAGAACTACGGGGTTTCGGTTACCAACTCGAGGGGCTTTGAGATCCTGCCGGTTCTATCTGCCGGTCAGCGTGAGTGCCTTGCGCTGGCGTTCTCGCTGGCACTCAGTGAGGTTTCCGGGTACGAGTTCCCCATGGTGATCGACACGCCGATGGGTCGGCTCAACCGCGACGTACAGACGTTTGTCGCTCAGGTGTTCGCTGAGACCACGAAGGCGGCGGACGGTCACGGACCTCACCAGCTAATGATGTTGATGACCGACACGGAGTACACAAAGGACGTTGCCCGGGTGTTCGCGACGCGCAACCCAACGGTGTTCAAGATCAACTTCGACTCGAAGCAAACCGTGTCCACGCTCGAGGGGGTGCGATAG
- a CDS encoding DEAD/DEAH box helicase family protein, which produces MTYRDITLQKAYDSGSSDADVLLDFYVPLLEKSVSYDRLSGFFSSGALAVAARGIAGLIHNGGSMRIVASPNFTRRDLEALQNAGDEGLLAAATAAAESALNLDELADSIARDHVRAMAWMLAEGRLEIKLVVPSTTADYGDGLFHQKVGILRDGVGNIVSFGGSINETAAGWTDNIEEFKVFRSWEASEREYLNRDEELFRRYWNGGTQRARVVALPDAARKKLMSYAPTDVEELDLDLSKLRKRRPSGPKFQLRSYQAEAVDAWFDHNCRGIFEMATGTGKTKTAIACIARLAEQPGKQLTVITAPYQHIAVQWAAELEGKRLVTTFGAGNWRAELNNLASDAKLGRAREAYVVAVQNTASMHDFLETVEGLAKTYDRVAYIGDECHGLGAPEMRKALGEFYTHRLGLSATPTRWFDDDGTAVLHDFFGETVFVFGIHEALNWVDPVTGLTPLCPYKYWPRFVSLDGEELEEYQELTNKLVTLMSAEQGSEAHDIYERLLFKRADIVKKASAKIGELGRILDELGQVDHCLVYCHSSEQMLEAQEQLWKRGIRYSRFTGAEGTTPSDEFGGLSEREHILGSLDRGDVDALVAMKCLDEGVDVPSARLGIILASSGNPREFVQRRGRLLRRAPGKDFALIYDLVVTPNIDWLADERVRDIERKLLAKELQRVDEFAENASNGLEARTEVLRLLAKLL; this is translated from the coding sequence GTGACGTATCGCGACATCACACTGCAGAAGGCCTATGACTCGGGCTCGTCGGATGCCGACGTCTTGCTAGATTTCTACGTGCCGCTGCTCGAGAAGTCGGTGTCGTACGACAGGCTCTCGGGGTTTTTCTCGTCAGGGGCGCTTGCCGTTGCTGCGAGGGGCATAGCCGGCCTCATCCACAACGGCGGCTCGATGCGCATCGTAGCTAGCCCCAACTTCACGCGGCGAGATCTGGAAGCGCTCCAGAACGCGGGGGACGAAGGATTGTTGGCCGCCGCAACTGCCGCCGCCGAATCGGCCCTGAATCTCGACGAGCTGGCAGACAGCATCGCGCGCGATCACGTACGCGCTATGGCGTGGATGCTCGCCGAGGGTCGGCTCGAGATCAAGCTGGTCGTCCCATCAACTACCGCAGACTACGGAGACGGGCTCTTCCATCAGAAGGTCGGGATCCTGCGCGACGGGGTGGGCAACATCGTTTCCTTCGGCGGCTCCATCAACGAGACGGCCGCTGGCTGGACCGACAACATCGAGGAGTTCAAGGTCTTCCGAAGCTGGGAGGCCAGCGAACGGGAGTACCTCAATCGCGATGAGGAGCTGTTCCGGCGGTACTGGAACGGCGGCACGCAAAGGGCGCGAGTGGTTGCTCTTCCGGATGCAGCGCGCAAGAAGCTGATGTCGTATGCGCCCACTGACGTTGAGGAGCTCGACCTGGATTTGTCCAAGCTTCGGAAGCGCCGCCCAAGTGGACCGAAGTTCCAGCTGCGGTCATATCAGGCGGAAGCAGTCGACGCGTGGTTTGACCACAACTGCCGCGGCATCTTTGAGATGGCTACCGGCACAGGCAAGACCAAGACGGCAATCGCCTGTATCGCGCGCCTCGCAGAACAACCGGGGAAGCAGCTGACGGTCATCACGGCGCCGTACCAGCACATTGCTGTGCAGTGGGCGGCGGAACTCGAGGGCAAGCGGCTGGTCACGACCTTTGGCGCTGGCAACTGGCGAGCTGAGCTGAACAATCTGGCATCCGACGCGAAGCTCGGCCGCGCGAGGGAGGCCTATGTCGTGGCGGTCCAGAACACGGCCTCCATGCACGACTTTCTCGAAACCGTTGAGGGACTCGCGAAGACCTACGACCGTGTTGCCTACATTGGCGACGAGTGCCATGGGCTCGGTGCCCCCGAGATGCGCAAAGCGCTGGGTGAGTTCTACACGCATCGGCTCGGGCTGAGCGCAACACCGACCCGCTGGTTCGATGATGACGGTACCGCCGTACTACACGACTTCTTCGGCGAGACGGTGTTTGTCTTTGGTATTCACGAGGCGCTGAACTGGGTTGATCCGGTCACGGGACTCACTCCGCTGTGCCCATACAAGTACTGGCCGCGTTTTGTCTCGCTCGATGGCGAAGAGCTTGAGGAGTATCAGGAACTAACAAACAAGCTGGTGACGCTAATGAGCGCCGAGCAAGGCTCCGAGGCCCATGACATCTACGAGCGCCTGCTGTTCAAGCGTGCCGATATCGTCAAGAAGGCCTCTGCGAAGATCGGCGAACTAGGCAGGATTCTCGACGAGCTAGGCCAGGTCGATCATTGCCTCGTCTACTGTCACAGTTCCGAGCAGATGCTGGAGGCGCAGGAGCAGCTCTGGAAGCGGGGGATTCGATACAGCCGTTTCACTGGTGCGGAAGGCACGACGCCTTCCGACGAGTTCGGCGGACTCAGCGAACGAGAGCACATTCTCGGGAGTCTTGATCGAGGCGATGTTGATGCGCTAGTCGCCATGAAGTGCCTGGATGAGGGCGTAGACGTGCCAAGCGCACGCCTCGGGATCATTCTTGCCAGTTCAGGCAATCCGCGGGAGTTCGTCCAGCGCCGGGGGCGCTTACTTCGGCGAGCGCCGGGTAAGGACTTCGCATTGATCTATGACTTGGTTGTGACACCCAACATCGATTGGCTTGCGGATGAAAGGGTTAGGGACATCGAGCGGAAGCTTCTCGCTAAGGAGCTTCAGCGCGTCGATGAGTTTGCCGAGAATGCGAGTAATGGTCTTGAGGCACGCACGGAGGTACTAAGGCTTCTCGCCAAGTTGTTGTGA